Part of the Tumebacillus sp. BK434 genome is shown below.
ACATATGAAAAACTTCGAGGAGTACAAGCCCTACATCGACACGCTGATCCTGCCTGTCGGAGCGGTGGAGGCGCACGGTCCGCACGCCCCGCTCGGCACCGACCTGCTGATTCCGCAGCTGATCGCCGAATATATTGAAGGCAAGCTGTCCGGACGCGTCTGGACGGCGCCGGTGATCCCGTATGGGCATTGCGCCGTGCTGGCCGACTTCCCGGGCACGATCGATGTGCCGAACCGCATCTTTGCCGACTATGTGCATGCGGTCGTCGCTTCTTTCTCCCGGCACGGCATCAAGCACGTCGTGCTGCTCAACGGCCACGGCGGCAACATCACCGCGCTGAACGAGACGGCGATGCGCCTTAGCGAGCTCGGCCTGCACACGCTGGTCAGCAACTACTGGCTGGACTACCAGGCGGAGATCCAAGCGATCGCGCCGGGCACCGGCCACGGGGGAGAAGATGAGACGTCGCTGGTGATGGTGGCAGCCAAAGG
Proteins encoded:
- a CDS encoding creatininase family protein gives rise to the protein MKLTHVHMKNFEEYKPYIDTLILPVGAVEAHGPHAPLGTDLLIPQLIAEYIEGKLSGRVWTAPVIPYGHCAVLADFPGTIDVPNRIFADYVHAVVASFSRHGIKHVVLLNGHGGNITALNETAMRLSELGLHTLVSNYWLDYQAEIQAIAPGTGHGGEDETSLVMVAAKGAVDLTLAGSHELVAPTRARFPEMGKRLYPDGYSGNAAAASAEKGEELLQLIGDRILQEITKMWELNS